In the genome of Gloeotrichia echinulata CP02, one region contains:
- a CDS encoding serine/threonine-protein kinase, protein MQPPITIGTVLQNRYRIIQILGQGGFGRTYLAEDPRRFNEHCAIKELITTTTGAFVSQKAQELFEREAAILYQIEHPQVPKFRERFEQDQRLFLVEDYVAGKTYRTILSQRQAVGQTLTETEVLQLMRFLLPVLGHIHNLGIIHRDISPENIILRDSDAMPVLIDFGVVKELATRLLSPDSTASVTTVGKLGYAPSEQMQTGRAYPSSDLYALAVTAIVLLTGREPTDLFDETQLTWNWQRWTRVNPRFAEIINRMLIYIPGDRYQSAADVLQALQSVDQPNVPAPELSNVQTIAVGRRPDELPPHVPNKPNPVIPPSQNSSVLDNPLAVGVIGTAVIILAGFGSWSLVSSIRSQSKAPPETPPQTFPSPVIAGGTTPTSTPTPTSTSTSTSTLTPTSTPTSTNGKSVLSSKRLNLEASNPTKVDGTLTANQVIEYSFSGKKGLKLSVLIEQGNGILLTLLDANQKPIDSSAEKVKFYEGTLPLTGKYIMQLTLSPEVGESDYSLSVSLENPVEPTPTETPIQTPTPTPTPKTSPTSTPTATPTEKATETPTPTPTDTANEEENKPPDDTTSQPDFTPKNSP, encoded by the coding sequence ATGCAACCACCGATTACAATTGGCACTGTCTTGCAAAACCGTTACCGCATAATTCAAATTCTCGGACAGGGAGGATTTGGTAGAACCTATCTCGCAGAAGACCCGCGACGCTTTAACGAACATTGCGCCATCAAGGAATTGATCACAACGACAACGGGGGCTTTCGTCTCCCAAAAAGCACAAGAACTTTTTGAGCGAGAAGCAGCAATTTTGTATCAAATCGAGCATCCGCAAGTACCTAAATTTCGAGAAAGATTTGAACAAGACCAGCGCTTGTTTTTGGTGGAAGATTACGTTGCTGGTAAGACGTACCGAACTATACTTTCTCAACGCCAAGCGGTTGGTCAAACCTTGACTGAAACAGAAGTATTGCAATTGATGCGCTTTTTGTTACCTGTGTTAGGACATATTCATAATCTAGGGATTATTCATCGAGATATTTCTCCAGAAAATATTATTTTGCGAGATAGTGACGCAATGCCTGTTTTAATTGACTTTGGGGTGGTAAAAGAACTAGCAACTCGATTACTATCTCCAGATAGCACAGCCTCAGTTACTACTGTGGGGAAATTAGGTTATGCTCCCAGTGAACAAATGCAAACAGGGCGAGCTTATCCTAGTAGTGATTTATATGCTCTGGCGGTGACAGCAATAGTTTTGTTAACTGGTAGAGAACCGACGGATTTATTTGATGAAACCCAACTTACTTGGAATTGGCAACGCTGGACAAGAGTTAATCCCCGATTCGCTGAAATTATAAATCGAATGCTGATTTATATACCGGGCGATCGCTACCAAAGTGCTGCTGATGTACTCCAAGCATTACAATCTGTAGATCAACCCAATGTTCCTGCACCTGAATTGTCGAATGTGCAAACAATTGCTGTTGGTCGCCGTCCTGATGAGCTACCGCCACATGTTCCCAATAAACCCAATCCGGTGATTCCCCCCAGCCAAAATAGCTCGGTTTTAGATAACCCTTTGGCAGTTGGGGTAATTGGGACTGCTGTAATTATTCTAGCAGGATTTGGTTCTTGGTCTTTGGTAAGTTCCATTCGTAGTCAGTCCAAAGCACCACCAGAAACACCACCACAAACTTTCCCTTCTCCAGTGATTGCTGGTGGAACTACACCTACATCTACACCTACACCTACATCTACATCTACATCTACATCTACACTTACACCTACATCTACACCTACATCTACTAATGGAAAATCTGTTTTATCTAGTAAACGCCTAAATCTGGAAGCATCTAATCCAACCAAAGTTGATGGTACTCTCACAGCTAATCAAGTAATTGAATACTCATTTTCTGGAAAAAAAGGACTTAAATTAAGTGTGCTAATTGAGCAGGGAAATGGTATTTTATTAACATTATTAGATGCTAATCAAAAACCAATTGATAGTAGTGCGGAAAAAGTTAAATTCTATGAAGGAACATTGCCTTTAACTGGTAAATATATTATGCAGTTAACTCTGTCCCCTGAAGTAGGGGAAAGTGATTATAGTCTCAGTGTTTCCTTAGAAAACCCAGTCGAACCAACGCCAACCGAAACGCCTATACAGACGCCCACACCAACACCAACGCCCAAGACAAGTCCAACTTCAACTCCAACAGCAACTCCAACAGAAAAAGCAACAGAAACACCAACTCCAACACCCACAGACACTGCTAATGAAGAAGAAAATAAACCTCCTGATGATACAACATCCCAACCAGATTTTACTCCCAAAAATTCACCGTAG
- a CDS encoding ribose-phosphate pyrophosphokinase yields MNAHRGSAVLSSATLKIQPAPTGVNENHRLRLFSGSANLQLSQEVARYLGMDLGPMIRKRFADGELYVQIQESIRGCDVYLIQPSCQPVNDHLMELLIMIDACRRASARQVTAVIPYYGYARADRKTAGRESITAKLVANLITQAGANRVLAMDLHSSQIQGYFDIPLDHVYGSPVLLDYLASKQLPDLVVVSPDVGGVARARAFAKKLNDAPLAIIDKRRQAHNIAEVMNVIGDVKGKTAVLVDDMIDTGGTIAAGAKLLREEGARQVYACATHAVFSPPAVERLSSGVFEEVIVTNTIPIPDSSHFPQLVVLSVANVLGETIWRIHEDSSVSSMFR; encoded by the coding sequence ATGAATGCACATCGAGGATCTGCTGTGCTCAGTTCTGCAACTTTAAAAATACAACCAGCGCCGACAGGAGTGAATGAAAATCATCGCCTGCGGCTATTTTCTGGCTCTGCTAATTTACAACTGTCTCAAGAAGTCGCTCGCTATCTGGGGATGGACTTGGGACCGATGATTCGCAAAAGATTTGCGGATGGTGAACTTTACGTTCAAATCCAAGAATCAATTCGGGGTTGTGATGTTTATTTAATCCAGCCCTCTTGTCAACCCGTCAACGATCACTTAATGGAATTACTGATTATGATTGACGCCTGTCGTCGAGCTTCGGCCCGACAGGTGACAGCAGTAATTCCTTACTATGGTTATGCTCGCGCTGACCGCAAAACCGCAGGACGTGAGTCGATAACTGCAAAGTTGGTTGCTAACCTGATCACACAAGCAGGTGCTAACCGTGTTCTAGCAATGGATTTGCATTCATCTCAAATTCAGGGCTATTTTGATATCCCCTTAGACCATGTTTACGGTTCGCCAGTCCTGCTGGATTATTTGGCGAGCAAACAACTACCCGATCTTGTAGTTGTTTCTCCCGATGTCGGGGGTGTAGCACGGGCTAGAGCATTTGCCAAAAAGCTGAATGATGCTCCCTTAGCAATTATTGACAAACGTCGTCAGGCTCACAATATAGCTGAAGTGATGAATGTCATCGGCGATGTTAAGGGCAAAACAGCAGTGTTGGTAGACGACATGATCGACACTGGCGGCACAATTGCTGCAGGCGCCAAGCTACTGCGTGAAGAAGGCGCACGTCAAGTTTACGCCTGCGCCACTCATGCAGTATTTTCCCCACCTGCAGTTGAGCGGTTGTCCAGTGGCGTATTTGAGGAAGTTATTGTCACCAATACCATTCCGATCCCAGATAGCAGTCACTTTCCACAACTGGTAGTGCTTTCAGTGGCTAATGTACTAGGAGAAACTATCTGGCGAATTCACGAAGATAGCTCAGTAAGTAGTATGTTTCGCTAG